In a genomic window of [Empedobacter] haloabium:
- a CDS encoding flagellar assembly protein A, translating to MGHLQSCDALAATNALVVAPDGVAFHPASTSLERQAAVTQALSGACFAGLDYEQLQHQLYDAEPGQPDDPPIRFAVSIAPFPSSRRALYKSIRIAHGEATYVFEPVFVDTPEGPQAAMLTFEEFVADMWHKGVRCGIDAAVVRAGIASRKPLRCVVARRRDAVPGQDAAIVEATTALRRSNAPRELANGKLDLHTFQNRFPQVAARTRLLRKVPRTPGRRGVELSGAWIEPPVPKDVELVGVAGTGTVIEHLDGTDWLVAAVQGFVNVDRKSGRIAIGPKIVSREGVSVRTTGNLQLAGEYEEFGEVQENRLVEGAGITIHGDVFGRIVSRGGTITLRRNLMGGAASSVEGAIRVGGVAENAVLQTRAGEVSVGRAQSCIITGTKVRIGQATNCEIMADEVVIGSASGCAIAARSIVIDSAGPRQHNEMTLFALLPDTARLDALIADRHERAEAFGRLARRHLEAVAELTRRHDVRTYLALAPRLQRREVALNAAQLQAYRRIAAAVAPVLQEIAQLSLAARQASAQQASMREQAQAAARDREALGGAASCKVRLLVGDTVVRALPYDPDRGVPYDLPAKDVRSSLRAQAHARAAVGGGSSGSLDWTPETLAGAPVTE from the coding sequence TTGGGACATCTGCAATCCTGCGACGCGTTAGCGGCCACCAACGCCCTTGTCGTCGCCCCCGACGGCGTCGCCTTCCACCCCGCCAGCACCAGCCTGGAGCGCCAGGCAGCGGTCACGCAGGCACTGTCCGGCGCCTGCTTCGCCGGCCTCGACTACGAGCAGCTCCAGCACCAGCTGTACGACGCCGAGCCGGGCCAGCCCGACGATCCGCCCATCCGTTTCGCCGTCAGCATCGCGCCATTCCCGTCCAGCCGCCGCGCCCTGTATAAATCCATCCGTATCGCCCACGGCGAAGCCACCTATGTGTTCGAACCGGTGTTCGTCGACACGCCCGAAGGGCCGCAAGCGGCCATGCTGACGTTCGAAGAATTCGTCGCCGACATGTGGCACAAGGGCGTGCGCTGCGGCATTGACGCCGCCGTCGTGCGCGCGGGGATCGCCAGCCGCAAGCCACTGCGCTGCGTGGTGGCCCGGCGGCGCGATGCCGTGCCGGGCCAGGACGCCGCCATCGTCGAGGCGACCACGGCGCTGCGCCGCTCGAACGCGCCGCGCGAGCTCGCCAACGGCAAACTCGACCTGCATACGTTCCAGAACCGTTTCCCGCAGGTGGCCGCGCGCACACGGCTGCTGCGCAAGGTACCGCGCACGCCGGGCCGGCGCGGTGTCGAGCTGTCCGGCGCCTGGATCGAACCGCCCGTGCCGAAGGACGTGGAGCTGGTCGGCGTGGCCGGCACCGGCACCGTCATCGAGCACCTGGACGGCACCGACTGGCTGGTCGCCGCCGTGCAGGGCTTCGTCAACGTCGACCGCAAGAGCGGCCGTATCGCCATCGGGCCGAAGATCGTCAGCCGCGAGGGCGTCAGCGTGCGCACCACGGGCAACCTGCAGCTGGCCGGCGAGTACGAGGAGTTCGGCGAGGTGCAGGAAAACCGCCTGGTCGAAGGGGCCGGCATTACGATCCATGGCGACGTGTTCGGCCGGATCGTCTCGCGCGGCGGCACGATCACCTTGCGCCGCAACCTGATGGGCGGTGCGGCGAGCAGCGTCGAGGGCGCGATCAGGGTCGGCGGCGTGGCGGAGAACGCCGTGCTGCAGACCCGTGCGGGAGAGGTGAGCGTGGGGCGCGCGCAAAGCTGCATCATCACCGGCACCAAGGTGCGCATCGGCCAGGCCACCAACTGCGAGATCATGGCCGATGAAGTGGTCATCGGCAGTGCGAGCGGCTGCGCGATCGCCGCGCGCAGCATCGTCATCGACAGCGCCGGGCCGCGCCAGCACAACGAGATGACACTGTTCGCGCTGCTGCCGGACACGGCGCGGCTGGACGCCCTCATCGCCGACCGCCACGAGCGCGCCGAAGCCTTCGGCCGCCTGGCGCGGCGCCACCTGGAGGCCGTGGCCGAGCTGACACGGCGCCACGACGTGCGCACCTACCTGGCGCTGGCGCCGCGCCTGCAGCGGCGCGAGGTGGCGCTCAATGCCGCCCAGCTGCAGGCCTACCGGCGCATTGCCGCGGCGGTGGCGCCGGTGCTGCAGGAGATCGCCCAGCTGTCGCTGGCGGCGCGCCAGGCGAGCGCCCAGCAGGCCTCGATGCGCGAGCAGGCGCAGGCTGCCGCGCGCGACAGGGAGGCTCTCGGTGGCGCGGCCAGCTGCAAGGTCAGGCTGCTGGTGGGCGACACCGTGGTGCGCGCGCTGCCTTACGATCCGGACCGGGGCGTGCCCTACGACCTGCCGGCCAAGGACGTGCGCAGCAGCCTGCGCGCGCAGGCGCACGCGCGCGCGGCCGTCGGCGGCGGCAGTTCCGGCTCGCTCGACTGGACGCCCGAGACGCTCGCCGGGGCGCCTGTCACGGAATGA
- the ompR gene encoding two-component system response regulator OmpR, with translation MTTTSTESGNTPATGNGHQAKIMVVDDDVRLRDLLRRYLTEQGFNVFTAENATAMNKLWLRERYDLLVLDLMLPGEDGLSICRRLRGAGDQTPIIMLTAKGEDVDRIVGLEMGADDYLPKPFNPRELVARIGAVLRRKAPDEIPGAPSETPQTFEFGQFVLDLGTRTLKKNGETVPLTTGEFSVLKVFARHARQPLSREKLMELARGREYEVFDRSLDVQISRLRKLIEPDPSSPLYIQTVWGLGYVFIPEGQPR, from the coding sequence ATGACAACCACATCCACCGAATCCGGCAACACTCCCGCAACTGGCAATGGCCACCAGGCCAAGATCATGGTAGTGGACGACGACGTCCGCCTGCGCGACCTGCTGCGCCGCTACCTGACCGAACAAGGCTTCAACGTCTTCACCGCCGAAAACGCCACGGCGATGAACAAGCTGTGGCTGCGCGAGCGCTACGACCTGCTCGTGCTGGACCTGATGCTGCCCGGCGAGGACGGCCTGTCGATCTGCCGCCGCCTGCGCGGCGCCGGCGACCAGACCCCGATCATCATGCTGACCGCCAAGGGCGAGGACGTGGACCGCATCGTCGGCCTGGAAATGGGCGCGGACGACTACCTGCCCAAGCCGTTCAACCCGCGCGAGCTGGTGGCCCGCATCGGCGCCGTGCTGCGCCGCAAGGCGCCGGACGAGATCCCGGGCGCCCCATCGGAAACCCCGCAGACCTTCGAATTCGGCCAGTTCGTGCTCGACCTGGGCACGCGCACCCTGAAGAAGAACGGCGAGACGGTGCCGCTGACCACCGGCGAGTTCTCGGTACTGAAAGTATTCGCCCGCCATGCGCGCCAGCCGCTGTCGCGCGAGAAACTGATGGAACTGGCGCGCGGCCGCGAATACGAGGTATTCGACCGCAGCCTGGACGTGCAGATCTCGCGCCTGCGCAAGCTGATCGAACCCGATCCGTCCAGCCCGCTCTACATCCAGACCGTCTGGGGCCTGGGCTACGTCTTCATCCCGGAGGGACAGCCGCGCTGA
- a CDS encoding ATP-binding protein: MKRPSLSRLRNGLRSGLFWRTFLLLGVLTTLSMASWIGMISFVQREPQAQQLAAQVISVVTITRAALTHSAPELRTELLFELVSNEGIRVFLLEEDDEVDPPPDNALMPDIEKLVKAKLGKDTRFSARVNGMRGFWVSFRIDDDSYWLMLERERITGLTGIQWLGWAGVVSLVSLIGAAVLSSLINAPLRRLTVATRAIAQGRRPDPLPEKGPKEIRLANRSFNQMVDDLQQVESDRAVLLAGISHDLRTPLTRMQLEVEMADLSPDARAGMQSDIAQMDAIIAQFLDFAKPTETATFVNVDVSAMLREVAHEVARLPDVRVATDIAPDAHVLGNGTDLKRVIHNLIENARRYGKTPGTDVAEIDIRCTARGTHGSKKVVLDVQDHGVGVPAERIGELLRPFTRLDSARGQANGAGLGLAIVERVLQRHRAQFQLSNREGGGLLIHIEIDAL; this comes from the coding sequence ATGAAGCGTCCTTCGCTCAGCCGCCTGAGGAATGGCCTCAGGAGCGGTTTGTTCTGGCGTACTTTCCTGCTGCTGGGAGTGCTGACGACCCTGTCGATGGCCTCCTGGATCGGCATGATCAGCTTCGTCCAGCGCGAGCCGCAGGCCCAGCAGCTGGCGGCCCAGGTCATCTCGGTCGTCACCATCACCCGTGCCGCGCTGACGCACTCGGCGCCCGAGTTGCGCACGGAGCTGCTGTTCGAGCTGGTCTCGAATGAAGGCATCCGCGTGTTCCTGCTGGAAGAGGACGACGAAGTCGACCCGCCACCGGACAATGCGCTGATGCCGGACATCGAAAAGCTCGTCAAGGCCAAGCTCGGCAAGGACACGCGCTTCTCGGCCCGCGTCAACGGCATGCGCGGCTTCTGGGTCAGTTTCCGCATTGACGACGACTCGTACTGGCTGATGCTGGAACGCGAGCGCATCACGGGCCTGACGGGCATCCAGTGGCTGGGCTGGGCCGGCGTCGTCTCGCTGGTCTCGCTGATCGGTGCCGCCGTGCTGTCGAGCCTGATCAATGCGCCGCTGCGCCGCCTGACGGTCGCCACCCGCGCCATCGCCCAGGGCCGGCGGCCCGACCCGCTGCCGGAGAAGGGGCCGAAGGAAATCCGGCTGGCCAACCGCAGCTTCAACCAGATGGTGGACGACCTGCAGCAGGTCGAATCGGACCGCGCGGTGCTGCTGGCAGGCATCTCGCACGACCTGCGCACGCCCCTCACCCGGATGCAGCTGGAAGTGGAGATGGCCGACCTGAGCCCGGACGCGCGCGCCGGCATGCAGTCCGATATCGCCCAGATGGACGCGATCATCGCCCAGTTCCTCGACTTCGCCAAGCCGACCGAGACGGCCACCTTCGTCAACGTGGACGTCAGTGCCATGCTGCGCGAAGTGGCGCACGAGGTGGCCCGGCTGCCGGACGTGCGCGTGGCCACCGACATCGCGCCGGACGCCCACGTGCTGGGTAACGGTACCGACCTGAAGCGGGTGATCCACAACCTGATCGAGAACGCGCGGCGCTACGGCAAGACGCCGGGCACCGACGTGGCCGAGATCGACATCCGCTGCACTGCCCGCGGCACGCATGGGTCGAAGAAAGTCGTCCTCGACGTGCAGGATCATGGCGTGGGCGTGCCGGCCGAGCGCATCGGCGAACTGCTGAGGCCGTTCACGCGGCTCGACTCGGCCCGCGGCCAGGCCAATGGCGCCGGGCTGGGCCTGGCGATCGTCGAACGGGTGCTGCAGCGCCACCGTGCACAGTTCCAATTGAGCAACCGCGAGGGCGGCGGACTGCTGATTCATATCGAAATAGACGCCTTGTAG
- a CDS encoding VOC family protein, with protein MNDNKMPNVTHSLTPHLVCRNAADAIEFYRKAFGAEELTRMPAQDGSGKLMHAMIRIGDSNVMLCDEFPQWGSLGPQSLNGTPVTLHYNVPDVDAAFQRALDAGAKTKMPVTDMFWGDRYGVLTDPFGHDWSLATHIRDVSVEEALEASKHQMCDPAATQQ; from the coding sequence ATGAACGACAACAAAATGCCCAACGTCACCCATTCGCTGACCCCGCATCTGGTCTGCCGCAACGCGGCGGACGCGATCGAGTTCTACCGCAAGGCGTTCGGCGCCGAGGAACTGACGCGCATGCCGGCGCAGGACGGCAGCGGCAAGCTGATGCACGCGATGATCCGCATCGGCGATTCCAACGTCATGCTGTGCGACGAATTTCCGCAATGGGGCAGCCTGGGGCCGCAATCGCTGAACGGCACGCCTGTCACCCTGCACTACAACGTGCCGGACGTGGACGCCGCGTTCCAGCGCGCCCTCGACGCGGGCGCGAAGACCAAGATGCCCGTCACCGACATGTTCTGGGGCGACCGCTACGGCGTGCTGACCGATCCGTTCGGCCACGACTGGTCGCTGGCCACCCACATCCGCGACGTCAGCGTGGAGGAAGCCCTGGAGGCCTCCAAGCACCAGATGTGCGATCCCGCCGCCACCCAGCAATAA
- a CDS encoding YciI family protein — MRFMIIVKASADSEAGKMPSTELLEAMGKYNEELVNAGVLLAGEGLHPSSRGARVRFHGGERTVIDGPFQETKELIAGFWLIQVKSMDEAIEWVKRAPMLDGDEIEIRRVFEAEDFGAELTPELREQEERLRERVAAA, encoded by the coding sequence ATGCGTTTCATGATCATCGTGAAGGCCAGCGCCGATTCGGAAGCAGGCAAGATGCCATCCACCGAACTGCTCGAGGCCATGGGCAAGTACAACGAGGAACTCGTCAACGCCGGCGTGCTGCTGGCCGGCGAAGGGCTGCACCCCTCCTCGCGCGGCGCGCGCGTGCGCTTCCACGGCGGCGAGCGCACCGTCATCGACGGGCCCTTCCAGGAAACGAAAGAGCTGATTGCGGGATTCTGGCTGATTCAGGTAAAGTCGATGGACGAAGCCATCGAATGGGTCAAGCGCGCGCCCATGCTGGACGGCGACGAGATCGAGATCCGCCGCGTGTTCGAGGCGGAGGATTTCGGCGCCGAGCTGACACCCGAACTGCGCGAACAGGAGGAGCGCCTGCGCGAGCGGGTCGCCGCGGCCTGA
- a CDS encoding YciI family protein, with protein MRFMVIRRAGGGSETAGFPSPQLAGAVPAGRWLHPSARGFRLHCRGGTWSIEEGPFPEDELVAGFALIDMPSREAALDWARAWPRADGEGDVELEVRLAGCPGECAGFDTGAVPHLTPWVVLLKSDAAAEADFAPPPAVIDRMNAHNAAAVQAGVALAGEGLRATAQGARMRFRKGAARPAVIDGPFTEIKELVAGYWLIQTATRQQAIDWVQAYPFPCLPDLTVELRELALPAHA; from the coding sequence ATGCGATTCATGGTGATACGGCGTGCCGGCGGGGGCTCGGAAACCGCCGGCTTTCCATCGCCCCAGCTGGCCGGTGCGGTACCGGCCGGCCGCTGGTTGCATCCCAGCGCACGCGGCTTCCGGCTGCACTGCCGCGGCGGTACCTGGTCGATCGAGGAAGGGCCTTTCCCCGAGGACGAGCTGGTGGCCGGCTTCGCGCTGATCGACATGCCGTCGCGCGAGGCGGCGCTGGACTGGGCACGCGCCTGGCCGCGCGCGGATGGCGAAGGCGACGTGGAGCTGGAAGTACGGCTGGCCGGCTGCCCCGGCGAATGCGCCGGCTTCGACACGGGCGCCGTGCCGCATCTGACACCATGGGTCGTGCTGCTCAAGTCGGACGCGGCCGCCGAGGCGGACTTCGCGCCGCCGCCGGCGGTAATCGACCGGATGAACGCGCACAACGCGGCGGCCGTGCAGGCCGGCGTGGCGCTGGCGGGCGAAGGCCTGCGCGCCACGGCGCAAGGTGCGCGGATGCGCTTCAGGAAGGGCGCCGCGCGCCCGGCCGTCATCGACGGTCCGTTCACCGAAATCAAGGAGCTGGTCGCCGGCTACTGGCTGATCCAGACCGCCACGCGGCAGCAAGCGATCGACTGGGTGCAGGCGTATCCGTTCCCCTGCCTGCCCGACCTGACCGTCGAGCTGCGCGAACTGGCCCTGCCCGCGCACGCATGA
- a CDS encoding RNA polymerase sigma factor: MSDAVRRAVEAVWRIESARIVAVLTRMLRDVGLAEEMAQEALVSALETWPTAGTPDNPAAWLMTAAKHRALDWLRHRKLEQEREPALTYEIEGLLQDAAPDLDRAVEDKIGDDLLRLVFIACHPVLPTEGRVALTLRLLGGLTTDEIARAFLVPEPTVAQRIVRAKRTLAEARVPFEVPVGHELVQRLASVLQVVYLIYNEGYAASAGADWMRPALCDEALRLGRILAGLAPHEPEVHGLVALMEIQSSRARARTDAQGAPVLLLEQDRARWDQLLIRRGLAALERADTLCRERGRALGPYALQAAIAACHARARKAADTDWPRIAALYDALAQLAPSPVVELNRAVALAMAFGPQAGLELVDSLVDEPALRHYHLLPSVRGDLLHKLGRLDEARLEFERAAALTRNERERTLLLERAGGSSSRSR; encoded by the coding sequence ATGAGCGACGCCGTCCGCCGCGCCGTCGAGGCGGTGTGGCGCATCGAATCGGCCCGCATCGTGGCGGTGCTGACGCGCATGCTGCGCGACGTCGGCCTGGCGGAGGAGATGGCGCAGGAAGCGCTGGTCAGCGCGCTGGAAACATGGCCCACGGCCGGCACGCCGGACAATCCGGCCGCGTGGCTGATGACGGCCGCCAAGCACCGCGCGCTCGACTGGCTGCGCCACCGCAAGCTGGAGCAGGAGCGCGAACCGGCGCTGACCTACGAGATCGAAGGTCTGCTGCAGGACGCGGCGCCCGACCTGGACCGGGCGGTGGAAGACAAGATCGGCGATGACCTGCTGCGCCTGGTCTTCATCGCCTGCCATCCGGTGCTGCCGACCGAGGGCCGGGTCGCGCTGACGCTGCGCCTGCTGGGCGGCCTGACGACCGACGAAATCGCCCGCGCCTTCCTGGTGCCCGAACCCACCGTGGCGCAGCGCATCGTGCGCGCCAAGCGCACGCTGGCCGAGGCGCGCGTGCCGTTCGAGGTGCCGGTCGGGCACGAACTGGTGCAGCGGCTGGCTTCCGTGCTGCAGGTCGTCTACCTGATCTACAACGAGGGTTACGCGGCCAGCGCGGGCGCCGACTGGATGCGCCCTGCCCTGTGCGACGAGGCGCTGCGGCTGGGCCGCATCCTGGCCGGTCTGGCGCCGCACGAGCCCGAGGTGCATGGCCTGGTGGCGCTGATGGAAATCCAGTCCTCGCGCGCGCGCGCCCGCACCGATGCGCAGGGTGCCCCGGTGCTGCTGCTCGAACAGGATCGCGCGCGCTGGGACCAGCTGCTGATCCGGCGCGGGCTGGCGGCCCTGGAGCGGGCCGACACACTGTGCCGCGAGCGCGGCCGCGCGCTCGGCCCGTACGCGCTGCAGGCCGCCATCGCCGCCTGCCACGCCCGCGCGCGCAAGGCGGCGGACACGGACTGGCCCCGCATCGCCGCGCTGTACGACGCACTGGCCCAGCTGGCGCCATCGCCCGTGGTCGAGCTCAACCGCGCGGTCGCGCTGGCGATGGCGTTCGGGCCGCAAGCGGGCCTGGAACTGGTGGACAGCCTGGTCGACGAACCCGCGCTGCGCCACTACCACCTGCTGCCCAGCGTGCGCGGCGACCTGCTGCACAAGCTGGGCCGGCTGGACGAGGCCAGGCTGGAATTCGAACGGGCCGCCGCGCTGACGCGCAATGAGCGCGAGCGCACCTTGCTGCTGGAGCGGGCGGGAGGCAGCTCCAGTAGATCGAGGTGA
- a CDS encoding GFA family protein: MMQGGCFCGAVRYLVTETPFNSTLCHCSMCRRATGAPAVAWFSVKRAGLRYTMGKPATYHSSPGISRRFCADCGTQLAFEDERWPDELDITTASLDDPELVPPGDHIFMQSHVRWLKLADTLPRYVRTRKEGTLQGSGSVPARD; this comes from the coding sequence ATGATGCAGGGCGGCTGCTTCTGCGGCGCGGTGCGCTACCTGGTGACGGAAACGCCGTTCAACAGCACGCTGTGCCATTGCTCGATGTGCCGCCGCGCCACCGGCGCCCCGGCCGTGGCCTGGTTCTCCGTCAAGCGCGCCGGCCTGCGCTACACGATGGGCAAGCCGGCCACCTACCATTCCAGCCCCGGCATCTCGCGCCGCTTCTGCGCCGACTGCGGCACCCAGCTGGCGTTCGAGGACGAGCGCTGGCCCGACGAGCTGGACATCACCACCGCCAGCCTGGACGATCCGGAGCTGGTGCCGCCGGGCGACCACATCTTCATGCAGAGCCACGTGCGCTGGCTGAAGCTGGCCGATACCTTGCCGCGCTATGTGCGCACGCGCAAGGAAGGGACGTTGCAGGGCTCGGGGTCTGTCCCTGCAAGGGACTGA
- a CDS encoding Imm26 family immunity protein — MKLQPYHEGSWFAVPLMNGGYAAGLVARMSPQGKIMLAYLFGPKRPAMPTLAEVQQLTARDALKAIRTGDMALANGRWPVLGDAERFDRNDWPVPVFIRRSDTLKRAWQATYADDPAKPEREVSVPYETEGLESDSLYGYGSTELLLTKLLEH, encoded by the coding sequence ATGAAGTTACAGCCTTATCATGAAGGAAGCTGGTTTGCCGTACCGCTGATGAACGGCGGGTACGCGGCCGGGCTTGTCGCCCGCATGTCGCCGCAGGGCAAGATCATGCTGGCCTACCTGTTCGGCCCGAAGCGGCCGGCGATGCCGACCCTGGCCGAAGTGCAGCAGCTGACGGCACGCGACGCGCTCAAGGCCATCCGCACCGGCGACATGGCGCTGGCCAACGGCCGCTGGCCGGTGCTGGGCGATGCCGAGCGCTTCGACCGCAACGACTGGCCGGTGCCGGTCTTCATCCGCCGTTCCGACACCTTGAAGCGCGCCTGGCAGGCCACTTACGCGGACGATCCGGCCAAGCCCGAGCGGGAAGTGTCGGTGCCGTACGAAACGGAAGGGCTGGAAAGCGATTCGTTGTACGGCTACGGCTCGACCGAGCTGCTGCTGACCAAATTACTGGAGCATTGA